Proteins from a single region of Allocatelliglobosispora scoriae:
- a CDS encoding M4 family metallopeptidase, which yields MAAAAGLVLVAALAVTAAGSAQAEGKPGQESTIGTDYRKDPYLSKDQIKLLDTLAAKSTTQLRAESWQQARTVGRLELEIPSGLDPKASITEHATAFLTQNRLLWNLADIRDTVVTKVVDSGDCSAVTFSRVAADRLPVANAAVSVVLTRAGLIRGVAGQLTGEKLGDVNTTRLDVGKAAEVVRSYQAARGYEDADITELPQPTQVVLDPYFLTGGAHAPRLAWLYGTPAWTEGKPDQVGFHLVDQSTATMAATGPGLTLTDKSVAGCQFVNPVAWLQRVVLDPATRTPAWVGLGHLGIATQGATPLARARDLMAKPLFAQLYGTLRPTQALQAPQQSTDVGGRTAVRFQEYYAGFPVEGSHLTVTLAADGHAESISGRFVTFPTAYPQATVTSSAALLTAADRYRAVVCQGQALCLSQFALWWSSVQPTASLVVLSADLFAGTSLRPGEERLVYRIALPGRISYVDARGSGTEVFAFGSHAPAVPYTILNGQQLDRPEITKAPGTAPLTPGTALVPANTMHPDSLRVSGFLNATDAFYTSLGRNSFDNQGTAVKVRVGLSYEENGLWCGRTPQETGLPRQTADPNPLFGYVDCLDIRMHLGPKIVSQDIVAHEFTHGVVESTSGFLATGEAGALGEHYADLMGNLVENDAADWRIAEDSPGGAVRDMKNPMAFGDPDHVALINPYCPTCTHQTAGVPNRAAVMITDGGIPGIGSPGIGRPAMAQLAYATLVSGRLGPTSTLLDHRVETIATCKDAVTSPLGGIAFTAAMCDHIARAFDSVGITAFEDIGWRVEFIGTLRYTVYGGQTLYRGCTIADQVLVARDVSTGQVLTSNIAAGLSISFAGEWDARVVSRAASSNPTAREAVIELFIPWQDGDSRIIVDLVETYNKPAGVTDEQCRTPLGPVHRRVLYSASGFAHWPVIFDGARGNTVLNAFLSMPVGCSVDRVSGLLYWRGTGGAHNTPAPPSATVYNDGIRGFTITRTNPGQPRDLAASLGWWHIGTGGIFLRVVYDVWEPDNVDCLTAGLQTTP from the coding sequence GTGGCGGCCGCGGCCGGCCTCGTCCTGGTGGCGGCCCTGGCGGTGACGGCTGCCGGATCCGCCCAGGCCGAGGGCAAGCCGGGCCAGGAGTCCACCATCGGCACCGACTACCGCAAGGACCCCTACCTCTCCAAGGACCAGATCAAGCTCCTGGATACGCTCGCCGCCAAGTCGACGACACAGCTGCGGGCCGAGAGCTGGCAGCAGGCCCGCACGGTCGGGCGGCTGGAGCTCGAGATCCCCAGCGGCCTGGACCCGAAGGCGTCGATCACCGAGCACGCCACCGCGTTCCTGACCCAGAACCGGCTGCTGTGGAACCTCGCCGACATCCGCGACACCGTCGTCACCAAGGTCGTCGACAGCGGCGACTGCTCCGCGGTGACCTTCAGCCGGGTCGCCGCCGACCGGCTCCCGGTCGCCAACGCCGCCGTCTCGGTCGTGCTCACCCGCGCCGGCCTGATCCGGGGTGTCGCGGGCCAGCTGACCGGCGAGAAGCTGGGCGACGTCAACACCACCAGGCTCGATGTCGGCAAGGCCGCCGAGGTCGTCCGGTCCTACCAGGCCGCCCGGGGCTACGAGGACGCGGACATCACCGAACTGCCGCAGCCGACGCAGGTCGTCCTCGACCCGTACTTCCTGACCGGAGGCGCCCACGCGCCGCGTCTGGCGTGGCTCTACGGCACCCCCGCCTGGACGGAGGGCAAGCCCGACCAGGTCGGCTTCCACCTGGTCGACCAGAGCACCGCGACCATGGCCGCCACCGGTCCCGGCCTGACCCTGACCGACAAGTCGGTCGCCGGATGCCAGTTCGTCAACCCGGTCGCCTGGCTGCAACGGGTCGTCCTCGACCCCGCGACCCGCACTCCCGCCTGGGTGGGCCTGGGCCACCTGGGCATCGCGACGCAGGGAGCCACACCGCTCGCCCGGGCCCGCGACCTCATGGCGAAGCCGCTCTTCGCGCAGCTCTACGGCACCCTGCGGCCCACCCAGGCGCTGCAGGCCCCGCAGCAGTCCACGGATGTCGGCGGCCGGACCGCCGTCCGCTTCCAGGAGTATTACGCGGGCTTCCCGGTCGAGGGCTCCCACCTCACGGTCACGCTCGCCGCCGACGGTCACGCCGAGTCGATCAGCGGCCGGTTCGTCACCTTCCCCACCGCCTACCCGCAGGCCACGGTGACCTCGTCCGCGGCCCTCCTGACCGCGGCCGACCGGTACCGTGCCGTGGTCTGCCAAGGCCAGGCGCTCTGCCTGTCGCAGTTCGCCCTCTGGTGGTCCTCGGTCCAGCCCACGGCCTCGCTGGTCGTCCTCTCCGCCGACCTGTTCGCCGGCACCAGCCTGCGCCCGGGCGAGGAGCGGCTCGTCTACCGCATCGCGCTGCCCGGCCGGATCTCCTATGTCGACGCCCGCGGCAGCGGCACCGAGGTGTTCGCGTTCGGCTCCCACGCACCCGCCGTGCCCTACACGATCCTCAACGGGCAGCAGCTCGACCGCCCCGAGATCACGAAGGCGCCCGGCACCGCACCGCTCACCCCGGGCACGGCCCTGGTCCCCGCCAACACCATGCACCCCGACTCGCTGCGGGTGTCGGGCTTCCTCAACGCGACCGACGCGTTCTACACGTCGCTGGGGCGCAACAGCTTCGACAACCAGGGCACCGCCGTGAAGGTACGCGTCGGGCTGTCCTACGAGGAGAACGGACTGTGGTGCGGGCGGACCCCGCAGGAGACCGGACTCCCCCGGCAGACCGCCGACCCGAACCCGCTCTTCGGGTACGTCGACTGCCTCGACATCCGGATGCACCTCGGCCCCAAGATCGTCTCGCAGGACATCGTGGCGCACGAGTTCACCCACGGCGTCGTCGAGAGCACGTCCGGCTTCCTCGCCACCGGTGAGGCCGGCGCCCTCGGCGAGCACTACGCCGATCTGATGGGCAACCTCGTCGAGAACGACGCCGCCGACTGGCGCATCGCCGAGGACTCCCCCGGCGGCGCGGTCCGCGACATGAAGAACCCGATGGCGTTCGGCGATCCGGACCACGTCGCGCTGATCAACCCGTACTGCCCGACGTGCACGCACCAGACGGCTGGCGTACCCAACCGGGCGGCTGTCATGATCACCGACGGCGGCATCCCGGGGATCGGCAGCCCGGGCATCGGACGGCCCGCGATGGCGCAGCTCGCCTACGCCACCCTCGTCAGCGGCCGGCTGGGCCCGACATCGACCCTGCTCGACCACCGGGTCGAGACCATCGCGACGTGCAAGGACGCGGTGACATCGCCGCTGGGCGGGATCGCGTTCACGGCGGCCATGTGCGACCACATCGCCCGGGCGTTCGACTCCGTCGGCATCACCGCGTTCGAGGACATCGGCTGGCGGGTCGAGTTCATCGGGACCCTGCGGTACACCGTCTACGGCGGCCAGACCCTCTACCGGGGGTGCACGATCGCCGACCAGGTCCTCGTCGCCAGGGACGTGTCGACCGGGCAGGTCCTGACGTCGAACATCGCCGCCGGGCTGAGCATCAGCTTCGCCGGGGAGTGGGACGCGAGGGTGGTGTCGCGGGCGGCGTCGAGCAACCCGACCGCACGCGAAGCCGTGATCGAGCTCTTCATCCCCTGGCAGGACGGCGACAGCCGGATCATCGTCGACCTCGTCGAAACCTACAACAAGCCGGCGGGCGTCACCGACGAGCAGTGCCGCACCCCGCTCGGACCGGTCCACCGCCGGGTCCTCTACAGCGCGTCGGGGTTCGCGCACTGGCCCGTGATCTTCGACGGGGCGCGCGGCAACACCGTCCTCAACGCGTTCCTGTCGATGCCCGTGGGGTGCAGCGTCGACCGGGTCAGCGGACTGCTCTACTGGCGGGGCACCGGGGGCGCGCACAACACGCCCGCACCGCCGTCGGCGACGGTCTACAACGACGGCATCCGCGGGTTCACCATCACGCGTACCAATCCGGGTCAGCCGCGCGATCTCGCGGCGAGCCTGGGCTGGTGGCACATCGGCACCGGCGGGATCTTCCTGCGGGTCGTCTACGACGTGTGGGAGCCGGACAACGTCGACTGCCTGACCGCGGGGCTGCAGACCACCCCGTAA
- a CDS encoding response regulator transcription factor, with amino-acid sequence MPDQETAEPSLGVLVADDHPIFLAGMRQLLDAYPGLTCVGAVTSGVEAVRLAVQRRPDVAVLDLDMPDLSGVEVVRAIGEQAPGIGVLMLTMLGDDESVFAALRAGARGYLLKGATPDEVVAAIRSVASGGAVFGPSIAARIVEYFAARPAAAAPALALPELTEREREILAHLADGESNAAIAARLYLSPKTVRNHLSNIFTKLHVADRHAAARRAREAGLGRP; translated from the coding sequence TTGCCCGATCAAGAAACGGCCGAGCCGTCCTTGGGCGTGCTCGTCGCCGACGACCACCCGATCTTCCTCGCCGGGATGCGGCAGCTGCTGGACGCGTACCCCGGACTGACCTGCGTCGGGGCCGTGACCTCGGGTGTCGAGGCGGTGCGGCTGGCGGTGCAGCGGCGCCCGGACGTGGCCGTGCTCGACCTGGACATGCCGGATCTGTCCGGTGTGGAGGTGGTGCGGGCGATCGGCGAGCAGGCGCCCGGCATCGGGGTGCTGATGCTGACGATGCTCGGCGACGACGAGTCGGTCTTCGCCGCGCTGCGCGCGGGCGCCCGGGGCTACCTGCTCAAGGGCGCGACCCCGGACGAGGTGGTGGCGGCGATCCGGTCCGTCGCGTCCGGCGGGGCCGTCTTCGGACCGAGCATCGCCGCCCGCATCGTCGAGTATTTCGCGGCTCGTCCGGCGGCTGCCGCGCCTGCCCTCGCACTGCCGGAGCTCACCGAGCGGGAACGGGAGATCCTCGCGCACCTGGCCGACGGCGAGTCCAACGCGGCCATCGCCGCCCGTCTCTATCTGAGCCCGAAGACGGTGCGCAACCACCTGTCCAACATCTTCACCAAGCTCCACGTGGCCGACCGTCATGCCGCCGCGCGGCGTGCCCGCGAGGCCGGTCTCGGCCGCCCATAG
- a CDS encoding response regulator — MTDLPGALRVVVADDQALVRTGFRMILTADGIDVVAEATNGAEAVDAVRRTRPDVVLMDIRMPEMDGLEATRRILTGAAGEPQVIILTTFDLDHYVYAALSAGASGFLLKDVTPEHLVAAVRMIRSGDALLAPAITRRLVARFAGRGDDAAAIHRDLSALTPRELEVLRLLAQGLSNAELAAHLHLSEATVKTHVAHILGKLGLRDRVQAVVVAYQTGLVSPSGTATGAD; from the coding sequence GTGACCGACCTTCCCGGTGCGCTCCGGGTCGTCGTCGCCGACGACCAGGCGCTGGTCCGGACCGGCTTCCGGATGATCCTGACGGCTGACGGGATCGATGTGGTGGCCGAGGCGACCAACGGTGCCGAGGCCGTCGACGCGGTCCGGCGGACACGGCCCGATGTCGTGCTGATGGACATCCGGATGCCGGAGATGGACGGGCTGGAGGCGACCCGGCGGATCCTCACCGGTGCCGCGGGCGAGCCGCAGGTGATCATCCTGACCACGTTCGACCTGGACCACTACGTCTATGCGGCGCTGTCGGCCGGTGCGAGCGGGTTCCTGCTCAAGGACGTCACGCCGGAGCACCTCGTCGCGGCCGTCCGCATGATCCGGTCCGGGGACGCGTTGCTGGCACCGGCGATCACCCGGCGGCTGGTGGCCCGGTTCGCGGGGCGCGGCGACGACGCCGCGGCGATCCACCGGGACCTGTCGGCGCTGACGCCCCGGGAGCTGGAGGTGCTGCGGCTGCTGGCCCAGGGGTTGAGCAACGCGGAGCTCGCGGCGCACCTGCACCTGTCGGAGGCGACGGTGAAGACGCACGTCGCCCACATCCTCGGCAAGCTCGGGCTGCGCGACCGGGTGCAGGCGGTGGTGGTCGCCTACCAGACCGGGCTGGTCAGCCCCAGCGGCACTGCGACAGGTGCCGATTAG